From Prionailurus viverrinus isolate Anna chromosome B2, UM_Priviv_1.0, whole genome shotgun sequence, the proteins below share one genomic window:
- the TAAR9 gene encoding trace amine-associated receptor 9: MVNNSTQAAAVELCYENVNGSCIKTSYSPGPRAILYTVLGFGAVLAMFGNLLVIIAILHFKQLHTPTNFLIVSLACADFLVGVTVMPFSTVRSVESCWYFGESYCKFHTCFDTSFCFASLFHLCCISVDRYIAVTDPLTYPTKFTVLVSGICIVLSWFFSITYSFSIFYTGANEEGIEDLVVALTCVGGCQAPLNQNWVLLCFLLFFIPTVAMVFIYGKIFLVAKHQARKIESSASHAQSSSESYKERVAKRERKAAKTLGIAMTAFLVSWLPYIIDAVIDAYMNFITPPYVYEILVWCVYYNSAMNPLIYAFFYPWFRKAIKLIISGKVLRRDSSTINLFSEEADIE, translated from the coding sequence ATGGTGAACAACTCCACCCAAGCTGCAGCTGTGGAACTTTGCTATGAGAATGTGAATGGATCCTGCATTAAAACCTCGTACTCACCGGGTCCTCGAGCAATTCTGTACACAGTCCTTGGTTTTGGGGCTGTGCTGGCCATGTTTGGAAACTTACTGGTTATTATTGCTATCCTTCACTTCAAACAGCTGCACACACCTACAAACTTTCTGATCGTGTCCCTGGCCTGCGCTGACTTCTTGGTGGGGGTGACTGTCATGCCCTTCAGCACAGTGAGGTCTGTGGAGAGCTGCTGGTACTTCGGGGAGAGTTACTGTAAATTTCATACATGTTTTGATACTTCCTTCTGTTTTgcctctttatttcatttatgctGTATCTCCGTTGATAGATATATTGCTGTAACTGATCCTCTGACTTATCCAACCAAGTTTACTGTCTTGGTATCAGGCATATGCATTGTTCTCTCTTGGTTCTTTTCCATCACCTATAGCTTTTCCATCTTCTACACTGGGGCCAATGAGGAAGGAATCGAGGACTTGGTTGTTGCTCTCACCTGTGTAGGAGGGTGTCAGGCGCCACTGAATCAAAATTGGGTTCTACTttgtttccttctattctttaTACCCACTGTCGCCATGGTGTTTATATATGGTAAGATCTTTTTGGTGGCCAAACATCAGGCTAGGAAGATAGAAAGTTCAGCCAGCCATGCTCAGTCTTCCTCAGAGAGTTACAAAGAACGGgtagcaaagagagagagaaaagctgcTAAAACATTGGGTATTGCTATGACAGCATTTCTTGTCTCTTGGCTGCCATACATTATTGATGCCGTGATTGATGCTTATATGAATTTTATAACTCCTCCTTATGTTTATGAGATTTTAGTGTGGTGTGTTTATTACAACTCAGCTATGAATCCCTTGATATATGCTTTCTTTTACCCATGGTTTCGGAAGGCAATAAAACTTATCATAAGTGGTAAAGTCTTAAGGAGAGATTCGTCAACAATCAATTTGTTTTCTGAGGAAGCAGATATAGAGTGA
- the LOC125166824 gene encoding trace amine-associated receptor 8-like has protein sequence MPGHLSPPPVGQLCYENVNGSCIKTPYSLGSRVILYAVFGFASFLAVFGNLLVMTSVLHFKQLHSPANFLIASLAFADFLVGVTVMPFSMVRSVESCWYFGARFCSLHSCFDVAFCYSSLFHLCFISIDRYIAVTEPLVYPTKFTVSVSGTCIGISWILPLVYSGAVFYTGVNDDGMKDLVSALNCIGGCQIVVNQDWILINFLLFFIPTLVMIILYSKIFLVAKQQAIKIENTGSKAESSSDSYRSRVAKRERKAAKTLGITVVAFMISWLPYTIDTVIDAYMGFITPAYIYEICCWGAYYNSAINPLIYALFYLGLGKPSKLF, from the coding sequence ATGCCCGGCCATCTTTCCCCACCTCCTGTTGGGCAGCTTTGCTATGAGAATGTGAACGGATCGTGTATTAAAACTCCCTACTCACTTGGATCCAGGGTGATTCTGTACGCAGTGTTTGGTTTCGCGTCTTTTCTGGCTGTGTTTGGAAACCTGCTGGTGATGACTTCCGTTCTGCATTTCAAGCAGCTGCACTCTCCTGCCAATTTCTTGATTGCGTCTCTGGCTTTTGCTGACTTTCTGGTGGGGGTGACCGTCATGCCCTTCAGCATGGTCAGGTCTGTGGAGAGCTGCTGGTACTTTGGGGCCAGATTTTGTAGCCTGCACAGTTGCTTCGATGTGGCGTTTTGTTACTCTTCTCTCTTCCACCTGTGCTTCATCTCCATCGACAGGTACATCGCTGTTACTGAGCCTCTGGTCTATCCTACCAAGTTCACGGTGTCTGTGTCGGGGACATGCATCGGCATCTCCTGGATCCTGCCCCTTGTATACAGTGGTGCCGTGTTCTATACAGGCGTCAATGACGATGGCATGAAGGACTTAGTAAGTGCCCTCAACTGTATAGGTGGTTGTCAAATTGTTGTAAATCAAGACTGGATCTTGATAAATTTTCTGTTATTCTTCATACCCACCCTTGTTATGATAATTCTTTACAGTAAGATTTTTCTAGTAGCTAAACAACAAgctataaaaattgaaaatactggTAGCAAAGCAGAATCATCCTCAGACAGTTACAGATCCCGAgtggccaagagagagagaaaagcggCTAAAACCCTGGGTATCACAGTGGTAGCATTTATGATCTCTTGGCTACCATATACAATTGATACAGTAATCGATGCCTATATGGGCTTCATAACCCCTGCCTATATTTATGAGATTTGCTGTTGGGGTGCTTATTATAACTCAGC